One genomic region from Antedon mediterranea chromosome 3, ecAntMedi1.1, whole genome shotgun sequence encodes:
- the LOC140043606 gene encoding adenosine receptor A3-like: protein MDEVFTSRNVTTDEMRNNLMFVLAVYIPLGLVIVVGNALVLFVIRQTRSYDEPQFVLLGSLAFVDLLTGIIAVPMFMFACISRRSLFLQNFYECELQYIPSTMFITISAWHLLLITVDRYVSIMKPLQYYNLVTLRRIYFSIVFSWIIGCFYGMVQLFGEMKRIDGIFFCYQMDRRAIEVQRYIALVMMPTGTILLMIMYFRIVLGARKHEKCIFSIPVRTRKVVRKRYRAAKTSAIIIGAFIIVYLPYTLRPVVHSLGYQRSDVYWYVLIGDILVNMSSAVNPFICLSFTTISMYSASSFYQNVCHSQKSSKRYLSV, encoded by the coding sequence ATGGATGAAGTTTTTACAAGCAGAAATGTCACGACTGACGAAATGAGAAATAATTTGATGTTTGTTCTAGCAGTGTACATACCATTGGGTTTAGTTATTGTTGTTGGAAACGCACTTGTTCTTTTTGTAATACGACAAACTCGAAGTTATGACGAACCACAGTTTGTTTTACTAGGAAGCTTAGCGTTTGTGGACCTACTCACAGGAATTATTGCCGTACCAATGTTTATGTTTGCTTGTATCTCACGCAGATCGCTCTTTTTACAGAATTTTTACGAGTGTGaattacagtatattccttCAACAATGTTTATCACAATCTCTGCTTGGCATCTTCTATTAATCACCGTGGATCGCTACGTTTCTATAATGAAACCGCTACAATATTATAATCTTGTAACTCTCCGTAGAATCTACTTTTCCATTGTATTCTCATGGATTATAGGTTGTTTTTACGGCATGGTACAATTGTTCGGGGAAATGAAAAGGATTGATGGAATTTTCTTCTGCTATCAAATGGATCGACGCGCTATTGAAGTTCAACGTTATATAGCTTTAGTAATGATGCCTACTGGTACAATCTTATTGATGATAATGTATTTCAGAATTGTTTTAGGAGCAAGGAAACATGAGAAATGCATATTTAGTATTCCAGTAAGAACACGAAAGGTTGTTCGTAAAAGATACAGAGCAGCTAAAACGAGTGCTATCATCATCGGAGCATTCATTATTGTGTACTTGCCATATACACTGAGACCAGTGGTACACTCCTTAGGATACCAAAGGTCAGACGTGTATTGGTATGTTCTGATTGGAGATATTCTAGTCAATATGAGCTCTGCGGTGAATCCGTTCATATGTTTGTCGTTTACAACAATTTCTATGTACTCTGCGTCGTCTTTTTATCAAAACGTCTGCCACAGCCAAAAATCCAGTAAGCGATATTTGTCAGTATAG